ATACAGCAAAATACAGTTGCATATGCCAATTCTCAGGCGCAGATTCTCGAACAGAAATGGATTTCCGGCTGGACTACCGCAGCGCAAGCCTGGTTTGATTACCGTCGTACAGGATTCCCGAATCTGAAAGCTGGTCCGGCTGCCATACGCACACAGTTGCCTGTTCGTATTCCTTATATGCAAAATGAGATGAGTGTCAATCAGGCTAATGCAGAAGAAGCTCTTCGCCGTATTGAGAAAACACAATATTCGCAGGCTGACAATGAGAATAGCGCCTGGTCGAAGCCCTGGCTGTTACAGGGGGCAAATAAACCCTGGTAAATTATATTTATATCACAATCAAAATGAAATTAAGAACTCTATTTATCACATTCGGTCTGTGTTGTAGCCTGTCTATGGCTGCAGCACAACGGCCGGAAATTGTAAATTATCCGGATCGTATTATGCTTACCTGGTCGGATGATCCCGCTGTCACACAGTCTGTCAGCTGGCGTAGCCCTCAACACAGTACTAAAGCTCTGGGACAGATTGTTGAAGAAAACAGCCATCCTGAACTGGAAGAAAAAGCACAGACAGTGGAAGGACAGCAATTGAACTTAGTATTGGCAGAGGGTGGTAAGGATACCTATCAGCATGTTACCTTTCGGGGACTTAAACCCGCAACAACTTATGTATACCGGGTCGGAGACGGTTCCACCTGGAGTTCATGGAATCAATTTCGGACAGCAGGAGCTAGGGAGGATTTTTCGTTTATCTATCTGGGAGATGCACAGAATGATCTGCGCTCCCGTTGGTCCCGGACGATCAGAAAGGCATTTCAGCAGGAGCCCGATGCCAGATTTATTGTGCATGCAGGCGATCTCATAAACAGATCCAATACGGATAGTGAATGGGGAGAATGGTACGAAGGAGCCGGATTTATTCATCAGATGATACCGGCAGTACCGACTCCGGGTAATCACGAATACAAGAGAGACTCACTTGGACAATTGGTATTAGATCCGCATTGGAAAGTACAGTTTCAACTTCCAAAAAACGGACCTCAGCATTTACAGGATGCAGTATATTTTCTGGATTATCAGGATGTTCGCCTTATTTCATTAAACTCTCAATTGATCATGTTAGATTCTTCTGCTGCCCTGGAACAGGAAAAGTGGCTGGAAAAAGTCTTAGCTAACTCTTCTAAAAAGTGGAATATTGTGATTATGCATCATCCGGTATATTCAACGGCCAAAAACAGAGATAATACGATTTTACGCGAGCGTTTCAAACCTGTATTTGAGAAGTATGGCGTTGATCTGGTTTTGCAGGGACACGATCACACTTATGCACGCGGTGCGGCTAGCAGGGAACGACCTGTATATCTGCTTTCTGTAGCCGGTCCTAAGATGTATCAGTCAGATTCAGAACGATGGATGTATGTATCTGCCCAAAACACACAACTCTATCAGGTGATCAGGATGACCGGAGACCGCTTATATTTTAAGAGTTATAAACTGAATGGTGAACTTTTCGATTCTTTTGAATTATCTAAAAAGTAGGATATGAACGCGTATATAAAAACAACTGTACTTCTGTTATTGCTGGTTTTCAATAATTCTGGTTCTGCTTTTGCGCAGCCTTCAGCTATGTTAGATAAGCTGGCGCCTGATCACATTCATATTGCTGCACATAGAGGTGCACATCGTACTGCACCCGAAAATTCAATAGCTGCTATTGAAGAAGCTATCCGGCTTGGGGTAACGTTTGTCGAATTGGATATACGCAGCACCAAAGACGGAGTTCTTATTCTGATGCATGACAAAACACTCGACCGTACTACTACCGGGAATGGGAAGGTGAGTAGCAAGACCTATGCAGAGATTCAACAGCTTTATCTTAGAGAGACAGCGCATGGTGAAGCAGGGAGACACCGCATACCTACTTTGGAAGAAGCATTGAAGGCTTGTAAAGGAAAGATTGTGATGGATATCGACTTTAAGGAAGAGCGTAAGGAATTCATGCAAAAAACGTACGAACTCATCCGCCAACAAGAGATGGAAGATGAAGTTATGTTCTTTTTGTATGATCACCTTGATATGCATGCTTTGCACAAACTTAATCCGAAAATTACTCTTTTTCCGCGTGCCCGTAATATGGAGGACCTGAAAGAAATTCTTAAATCCGGATTGACGCATATTATTCATATTGACGAGTCTTTTACCGATAAGGATTATCTTAATGAACAGAAAAAGAAAGGAGTCTTCTTTTGGATCAATAGCTTAGGCGAGACAGATGATAAGGCTTCACAGAATGGAATAGCTGTATACAGAGATTTTATACAGCGTTATCCTTTTGTCAGAGTTGTGCAGACAGACGATCCCGGGTTGTGGAACAAACTGTAGCACTGAAACTTTTTAAAAACGTTATTTCTTTAAACAGTACTCCTGAAACCAATCCGTTTCAGGAGTTTTTTGTTGTAACTTATGATGACCTTAACTTTTGGAGTTGGATTTTTGTTTCTTGATTTCGAAAAGTAGATGGACATCCTGTTATTAAAAGTTTATTTTTGTTCATATGCATAACAGAATTATGAAGAAGTTATTGGTTTTTCTTTCGTTTTTATTGTATCTCGGATCAGCTTATTCCCAGGATTCCGTTTCTATATCGACTACTCATCCGGATTCATTGTCTAATAATCTGGAAGCTTTACAGTCAGGAATGAAAAGCCTGAATATAGAATACATTACGAATATTCGGGCAAAGGATATCGCTATTGTAGTATCAAAAATAGAAGATAATTATAAAAAGTATGCAGGAATATCGGATAGTACTTCTCTGGACTCGCTACAAAAATGGCATCAGGATGCAACCGCTGAAATGGTGCGTCTTCGATCTATGGAGCATACGATCAATAATTATAATCTGGGATTAATTTCCACAAGAGATAAGTTTCATGAATTGAAAAGGAAATATGAACCAACTTTGCTGGCAAACCCGGTACTCAATAATACACTAAGCCATTCGGAAAGGGAATTAAGTGCAAAGATGGATTCTCTGCATACGATCGAATTAAAGATCAAAAAAATGATTTCCGAATCACCCTCCATAAGCGCTGATATAAACGAAGCTATTACATCATATGGTGTATCTGATGAGTCCGAAACTGTTAAAACAAAAAGCTCGCTTTGGCGTGCGCATACACAAGGAATCACAAAAAATGATATTGTAAACAGTATAAAGCAAAACTATGCGAGTACACGGTCACTTAATTTATATGTCAATCATACAGACTGGGGATCGCGCATCTTACTTATCGTATTGACATTAGGGTATATCTACTGGGTTTTTAATGTTGAATTTATTTCCAGAAAAGCCGCCGGCGACAAGAGGCGCATAGTGATCAGTAATCCATGGAAACTACTGCGTATTTTGGGGAAAGGAATCATCTTTCTACTGACACTGCTACCGTTGGTTAAATTTATCACACCTACTTTTCTCATACAGGCCTCTCAGCTTGTGATCATGATTTTATTCAGCTTGTTACTGCTGGACAAGCTATCCAGAACACAGCGTAAGATGCTGGCCTTTATATTTTTGTTTTACAGTTTGGTTGTCATTGCCAATCTGATTGTCAACGATGGATTATTCCTTAGAGGAGTATGTATTCTATTCAACCTGATGGCGCTGGTTCTGGTGATTTATACAAAGAAAAAGATTCGCAATCCGGAATCTCCGGGCTATATCGGCACTTTTGTATATCTGCTGGTTATAGTGTTAAGTATTCTGGCTATTGTTTCCAATACACTCGGATATGTAGATCTGGCACGTAGCTTTAGTGTGGCTTGTGCAGTAGCTTTTGCGCAATCATTTACACTACAGTTTTTTACGGAAATGATCCGCCGCGATGTACGGAATCAGTTTAAAAAAGATCGTATACAAGGAGGGTTCTGGAGTCGTTTTAATGAACAGCGCACAATCAAAGTTCTGTCCGACATCCTCAGACTGTTGTGTATTATAGTGGCCATTATAGTCTTTGCCAACAATTTGCAGTTTATAGAGCGTCTGCTGACTTCAAGTGATCTGTTTTTTAACAAAATCCGCAAGATTGGTAATTTGTCATTTACCATAGGAAATATGGGTATTGCTGTATTGTTACTTTTCGTAACCAACTGGCTTCAGAAAAATATAAGTCTGCTGATTCTTGGTGGTGAAAATGGTAAACTGAACAGAGACTACAACCAGAAACTGACTTTATTTCCTTTATTTCGGTTAGCTATTATTCTGATAGGGTTCTTTTTTGCAATTTCTGCTCTTGGAATGAGTTTGGATAAACTTACGGTTGTCATTGGGGCATTGAGTGTGGGTATTGGTTTAGGTATGCAGAATATAATCAATAACTTTGTGTCAGGTATCATTCTGGTCTTTGACAAGCCTTTCCGGGTAGGAGACCAGATTGAACTGGCGGATAAAAAGGGGAGGGTTAAAGAGATTGGTATTCGCGCCAGCGTATTGCAGACCGGCGATGGCGCAGATGTTATTATTCCGAATGGGGATTTATTATCTGGGAGGCTGGTTAACTGGACGTTGTCTCAGGATTACAGCCGTACAAGTTTTACAATACAGGTTGACCGCAGGGTTGACCTTGCGGAAGCGACCACCTGGATCGTTGAAGCCATGGAGAGCAGTACGTACTGTCTCAAAGATCTCGGGACTAATGTAAGTGTGCAGGATGTCAGTGAAGATATGATCTATCTCAATCTGGGCTGCTGGATTAATGCTGCGGCAAATGCAGGACCTTTCAGAAATGATGTACTCAAAGTTTTATATCAAAAATTTGAGGAACAGAAACTTAATTTTTATAGTGTATCGACAGCAAAAACGATCATCAATACAAAATAATGTGAAGAACTTAAGACAAAGGTTGTCTGGCAATTATGATAAAATAAACAACGAATATAGGGTCATCTGATGCGAATATAAAATACATCGATAGCAAATAGAAAAAATATTGTTTATTTGAGTATTATTATGATTTTTATTCCTTTATAAAGGGTTTAAAATATTTAAAATAAGGAGTTTATATTTATTTTTTTAATACTTAATACAGATCTTATGCTTGTCATTTTTGGTACAAAATCCGTAGGTAAAACAGTAAAAACCGGAGAATTCGAATGCGCTAGATGTAATACACAACGCACATATCAGTTGAAACAAAATCAGAGATTTTTCTCCTTATTTTTTATTCCGGTTATTCCTTTGGGCAAATTGGGAGATACACTGGAGTGTACGTTTTGTAAGACTGCATATATTCCCTCTACCGTATTATCGGCTTCTGAATATACCTCCTCAACAGCGGTGATAGACAGTCTGGAAGCTCCTTTGGCATCCGCAGGCAAGCGCTTTGGAAGTTACCTGATAGATATGGTTGTTTTAACATTACTTAATTTTCCATTAGCTTTCCTAAGCAAACTTTTACCGGACTATTTTGACAACAAATTTTACCTGTTATTCTTCCCGTTATGGATACTTTATTTCTTCCTGATGGAATTACTTTTTAAGGGTACTATAGGTAAGAAAGCCCTGTCTATTAAAATTATTTCGGATAATGAAGGCAGTAAGCTGTCTGTATTTCAGTATTTTGTAAGAAGTATAGTCAAATGTATTCCTGTTCTTCCGGTTATTCTATTGTTCAATGATAAACGAAAAGCTGCTCATGATATGATTGCAGGCACTATTGTTGTTGAAAAATAGAAACGAATAAATAATATTCGTCAACCTATACATGAAAAAAATCAATATTATACTCGTATTGTCTGTACTTGTAAACATTTGTTTTGCACAGCAGCAACAAAAACAGAGTAAACAACTCGACAGCATATTTTCTATGATGAACGAGCAGAATCAGTTTAACGGAGTAGTTCTTATAGCAGATAAAGGTAATATTCTCCTTGAAAAAGGTTATGGCTATTCCAATGAAGAGACGAAAGAGTATAATAATCCGGAGACAATATTTGAATTGGGGGCCGCTTCCAAACAGTTTACGGCGGCAGCTATTGTTCTGCTCAAAAGACAAGGAAAGTTGCACTATGAAGATTCAATAGAAAAGTATCTGCCTGAACTCGGGTTCTGGAATAAAGTTACTATTTATGATTTGCTGCGTCATACAAGTGGTCTGCCTGAATTTATTATTGATATGCCAAAGCAATGGGACGATAGCCGGATTGCAACCAACGATGATCTGATCCGGTTTTATGCAGAGAGAAAGGATTCTTTGCAATTCAAACCAAAGAATCTGTATCGTTACAACAATACAGGCTATGCATTGCTCGCCACTATTATTGAACGTGTGTCAGGCGAGAAATATGCAGATTTTATGGCTGATCATATTTTTAAGCCTTTAAAGATGAACAGCACATTTGTGTATAACAGCAGACTCCATCCCCGCAACATAAAGAATTATGCTACCGGTTATGTGTGGGCACGTAACTCTTTCCGTAAGGTAGTACCTGAAGATACCGCATACAATGAAAAAAAAGTCTATTTCCTGGATGGGATTGTAGGTGCAGCCAAGATTAGTTCAAATGTAAAAGATATCTACAGCTGGTTCAATGCTCTAGAAGCTAATACACTGCTTAGTAAACAAGAGTTTGAGGAGATGACAGAGGTAACACAGAATGCCTATGGTAAAAATATTCCCTATGGTTTTGGTTTTGATCTGACAAAGAAAGAAAATATTTTCACCTATGGAAATGTTGGAAATTGGGGTGGATATGTAGCTCTTCTTTACCGGGATGTGGTCAAAGACAGAATGGTACTTGTGCTAGAGAATTTTAAATTAGGTTCGTATCCTTTTAACAATATCACACAGATATTGGAAAATCGGCCTCTGAAAACAGAATTCAGAAAGAAGGTCCAGCTTTCCGAAGCAGATATAAAAAAATATGAAGGCCGGTATAAAGATAATAGAGATCCGGATGAAGATCATATGGTGACATATGTAGACGGTCATCTTATTTATAATACTTCCAGAACCAGATTGGATCTGCGTTTTTATCCTGTTTCGGCAAATGAGTTTCAGGGCATAAGACAAGGAGGAATGGATAGTGCATTAAAATTTACGGTGTTAGAAAACGGGAATATCAAATTACAGATGTCGGAATATGCTGATACAATAGCTACGGGAATCAAAACCACAAAATAAACTGCCGTTACAATCTTAAGTCGTATGAAAAAACAAATAATAATCTTACTTATGGTACTTTCTGCATCTTATCTATCCGCACAGAATCCAAACGATACCAGATATAAAAAATATGAAGGACGTTATGGAGGAAATGATGGCATTTGTCTTTTTGATGACGGGCATTTTTTGCTTTACGGATATGCAACGGCTGTATTTGGTACATATCGTTTCGAGAAAGACCATCTTCTTTTTTATCCGGATAAGCCTGAATTATTTGAAGTTTTTGCTTACGAGAATAGAAGTCTGGCCGATAGCGTGAGCATTAATTTTACAGGTTTTGAAGACGGAACTACTTTTGCCCAATTTGATAAGGGTGGTATACAACGGGTTTTCAATCAAGACGCGAATTGTTTTGATGCTCCGTTCGTATATAAAAGAGCGCATCGTTTTCAGCAACTTAGTCTTTCTCAGGGAGGCCAGGAGCAGGAGGGAGAAATAGAAAATTCTAATGTTTCCTGGTTGTATACGATAGCTCCGGAGTATAATGACTTTATTGTTATATACAATAAACCAAAATCTGTTTACCAGGATTTTGCAGCCCTTATATATAATAAAGACGGAGAATTATGGTTAAAGGGAGATGGATATCAGGACAGTGACGGATTTTCGCGAAAGTATGATGTCAAAGATGACAAGGAATGGCCAGCTATAGTAGATTGGAAAGCTCAATATTTTAAAAAGAAAGACCTGGAAGACGCTATATTTGCCAACCGCCATTACAACAGCTTTCCGTATCCGGATGGCCAAGCACATGATTACGATGCAAAGACCAATCAATACATCAGTAAGGACTATCTTGAAAGTGAAGAATACTACAAACAGAATGAGTATAATGATGATCGCTTTCTCCGGAAGTACAATAAGCTTCAATCGGGTTATCAGGAACGATTTGATTACGGACAAGCGAATATGGTATCAGGAAGTATGTTTTATACCACGTGCGAAGAACCAGATAAATCTTATAAATATAATGGTTTAAAAAAAATTGATTCAGCGAGTGATGAAGCTATTCCTACTACAACAGTTCCGGTTCCCATGCTTCCAAATCAATAATTATGAAACAGTTATTTAGTCTGACACTTCTATTCTTATTGCCAGTCCTTTCAATTTGTCAGGAGATAGTGATGAGCCCTGCAGTAATAAGAGAAGTAAAATTGAAATTAATAAACGATTCGACACTCTTTCTCAATAAGGCCACCGAAATAAATACATTTGATCTTGATAAGATCAAATGTATAGAGATCTTTGCATTAAATAAGGAAAGTGCGCCATTGGACAAGGATATTCTTGACAAGATATTTAATCTCACTCCTCATTTAGAGGAGCTTACCTTGCATCATAATCTTACTAAACTACCGGAGATATTATCCCCAAGCAAAAAATTGCGCATATTGGATCTTTCCAGAAATAAGCTGGACAGTATTCCCGAAAGTATTGGCCGGTTTACTACTCTTAAAATATTAAAGTGTGATTACAATGAGCATTTGAAAGCCCTTCCTTCATCTATAGTGCAG
The Sphingobacterium spiritivorum genome window above contains:
- a CDS encoding purple acid phosphatase family protein translates to MKLRTLFITFGLCCSLSMAAAQRPEIVNYPDRIMLTWSDDPAVTQSVSWRSPQHSTKALGQIVEENSHPELEEKAQTVEGQQLNLVLAEGGKDTYQHVTFRGLKPATTYVYRVGDGSTWSSWNQFRTAGAREDFSFIYLGDAQNDLRSRWSRTIRKAFQQEPDARFIVHAGDLINRSNTDSEWGEWYEGAGFIHQMIPAVPTPGNHEYKRDSLGQLVLDPHWKVQFQLPKNGPQHLQDAVYFLDYQDVRLISLNSQLIMLDSSAALEQEKWLEKVLANSSKKWNIVIMHHPVYSTAKNRDNTILRERFKPVFEKYGVDLVLQGHDHTYARGAASRERPVYLLSVAGPKMYQSDSERWMYVSAQNTQLYQVIRMTGDRLYFKSYKLNGELFDSFELSKK
- a CDS encoding glycerophosphodiester phosphodiesterase family protein; this translates as MNAYIKTTVLLLLLVFNNSGSAFAQPSAMLDKLAPDHIHIAAHRGAHRTAPENSIAAIEEAIRLGVTFVELDIRSTKDGVLILMHDKTLDRTTTGNGKVSSKTYAEIQQLYLRETAHGEAGRHRIPTLEEALKACKGKIVMDIDFKEERKEFMQKTYELIRQQEMEDEVMFFLYDHLDMHALHKLNPKITLFPRARNMEDLKEILKSGLTHIIHIDESFTDKDYLNEQKKKGVFFWINSLGETDDKASQNGIAVYRDFIQRYPFVRVVQTDDPGLWNKL
- a CDS encoding mechanosensitive ion channel family protein; amino-acid sequence: MKKLLVFLSFLLYLGSAYSQDSVSISTTHPDSLSNNLEALQSGMKSLNIEYITNIRAKDIAIVVSKIEDNYKKYAGISDSTSLDSLQKWHQDATAEMVRLRSMEHTINNYNLGLISTRDKFHELKRKYEPTLLANPVLNNTLSHSERELSAKMDSLHTIELKIKKMISESPSISADINEAITSYGVSDESETVKTKSSLWRAHTQGITKNDIVNSIKQNYASTRSLNLYVNHTDWGSRILLIVLTLGYIYWVFNVEFISRKAAGDKRRIVISNPWKLLRILGKGIIFLLTLLPLVKFITPTFLIQASQLVIMILFSLLLLDKLSRTQRKMLAFIFLFYSLVVIANLIVNDGLFLRGVCILFNLMALVLVIYTKKKIRNPESPGYIGTFVYLLVIVLSILAIVSNTLGYVDLARSFSVACAVAFAQSFTLQFFTEMIRRDVRNQFKKDRIQGGFWSRFNEQRTIKVLSDILRLLCIIVAIIVFANNLQFIERLLTSSDLFFNKIRKIGNLSFTIGNMGIAVLLLFVTNWLQKNISLLILGGENGKLNRDYNQKLTLFPLFRLAIILIGFFFAISALGMSLDKLTVVIGALSVGIGLGMQNIINNFVSGIILVFDKPFRVGDQIELADKKGRVKEIGIRASVLQTGDGADVIIPNGDLLSGRLVNWTLSQDYSRTSFTIQVDRRVDLAEATTWIVEAMESSTYCLKDLGTNVSVQDVSEDMIYLNLGCWINAAANAGPFRNDVLKVLYQKFEEQKLNFYSVSTAKTIINTK
- a CDS encoding RDD family protein; amino-acid sequence: MLVIFGTKSVGKTVKTGEFECARCNTQRTYQLKQNQRFFSLFFIPVIPLGKLGDTLECTFCKTAYIPSTVLSASEYTSSTAVIDSLEAPLASAGKRFGSYLIDMVVLTLLNFPLAFLSKLLPDYFDNKFYLLFFPLWILYFFLMELLFKGTIGKKALSIKIISDNEGSKLSVFQYFVRSIVKCIPVLPVILLFNDKRKAAHDMIAGTIVVEK
- a CDS encoding serine hydrolase domain-containing protein, producing MKKINIILVLSVLVNICFAQQQQKQSKQLDSIFSMMNEQNQFNGVVLIADKGNILLEKGYGYSNEETKEYNNPETIFELGAASKQFTAAAIVLLKRQGKLHYEDSIEKYLPELGFWNKVTIYDLLRHTSGLPEFIIDMPKQWDDSRIATNDDLIRFYAERKDSLQFKPKNLYRYNNTGYALLATIIERVSGEKYADFMADHIFKPLKMNSTFVYNSRLHPRNIKNYATGYVWARNSFRKVVPEDTAYNEKKVYFLDGIVGAAKISSNVKDIYSWFNALEANTLLSKQEFEEMTEVTQNAYGKNIPYGFGFDLTKKENIFTYGNVGNWGGYVALLYRDVVKDRMVLVLENFKLGSYPFNNITQILENRPLKTEFRKKVQLSEADIKKYEGRYKDNRDPDEDHMVTYVDGHLIYNTSRTRLDLRFYPVSANEFQGIRQGGMDSALKFTVLENGNIKLQMSEYADTIATGIKTTK
- a CDS encoding preprotein translocase subunit SecD, encoding MKKQIIILLMVLSASYLSAQNPNDTRYKKYEGRYGGNDGICLFDDGHFLLYGYATAVFGTYRFEKDHLLFYPDKPELFEVFAYENRSLADSVSINFTGFEDGTTFAQFDKGGIQRVFNQDANCFDAPFVYKRAHRFQQLSLSQGGQEQEGEIENSNVSWLYTIAPEYNDFIVIYNKPKSVYQDFAALIYNKDGELWLKGDGYQDSDGFSRKYDVKDDKEWPAIVDWKAQYFKKKDLEDAIFANRHYNSFPYPDGQAHDYDAKTNQYISKDYLESEEYYKQNEYNDDRFLRKYNKLQSGYQERFDYGQANMVSGSMFYTTCEEPDKSYKYNGLKKIDSASDEAIPTTTVPVPMLPNQ